The genomic DNA CGGACGCGCGCGGCACCGAGATCCATATCCACGCCTGCCATGCCGGCGCGGGTGCCGAGGGCCGTCTCCTCCTCGACCGGCTGGCCGCCGCCACGGGCGCCGCGGTCGCGGCCTCCTCGGGTCTGGTCGGTCCGGCGGCGCAGGGCGCCTCCTGGACGCTTGATCTGAGCACCGCGCCGGTCGGCGCTCCCTCCCCCTTCGCGGCGGTTGAGGGCTGGACCCATGTCCTGGCCGTGACCGGCACCCCGACGGCGGGTCCCGACCTGCTGACCAGCGATGATGAGCCGGATGTGATCGAAGGCGGGGCCGGCAACGACACGCTGATCGGCGGCGGCGGCAACGACACGCTGATCGGCGGTGCGGGTGCCGACGTTCTGAACGGCGGGGCCGGCTTCGACGAGGCGTCCTACGAGACCGCGACCTCCGGCCTCGTGCTGGACCTGCTGACCCCGGGCAACAGCACGGGAGACGCTGCGGGCGACACCTTCATCGACATTGAGCGCTGGGTCGGCTCCAACTTCGACGACACCATGGTGGCCGGGAACGACCCCGTGTGGTTCTGGGCCCACGACGGCGCCGACCTGGTGACCGGCGGGGCCGGCAACGACACGCTGGAGAGCGGCAACGGCAACGACACCGTCCATGGCGGGGCCGGGAACGACCAGATCTTCGGGCGCGCCGACGACGACATGCTTTATGGTGACGACGGCGACGACCTGCTGGTCGGCGGCGGCGGCAAGGACAGCCTGATGGGCGGGGCCGGCAACGACACGCTGGTCGGCGACTGGGACGCCGACACGATGATCGGCGGCGACGGCGACGACGTCTTCTACAGCGGCGAGCACGGCGACCTGAACGAGGCCGACGTCATCGAGGGCGGCGCCGGCAACGACACCTTCATCATCGCCGCGCAGGGCGACGCCGGAACGGTCTCCTACGACGGCGGCACCGGCACCGACACGCTGCGCATCAGCTCCGACAACGTGACCGATCCGGAAGGCAAGATCACCACGGCGACGCCGCAGATCGACATTTCCGGCATGACCCTGACCAGCGTGGAGAACCTCGATCTGGTCGGCAGCGTCCGCCACACGGTGACGATGACCGCCGCCCAGGCCAGCGGCTTCACCAGCGGGGTGACCGGAGCCATGGTGGGCGACGCCTTCACCATCGCCGGGACGGCCATGACCGGGACGGCCTCCGCCGGCAACGGCAGCCAGCTCGGCGCCGGACAGGTGCAGGCCGAGACGGTGGACGGCGTCACCTTCCTGCGCATCGGCACCGACGCCACGGCGGGCGCCGACGTGACCCTGCGCTTCGTCGGCAGCTTCACCGCCGGGCAGTTCCAGCTCAACGGCGACACCGTCACGCTGATCGACGCGCCGCCCACCACGACGCCTCCCACGACGGAACCGCCGACCACCACCCCGCCGACGACCGAGCCTCCCACCACCGAACCGCCGACCACGACGCCCCCCACCACGGAGCCGCCGACCACCACCCCGCCGGTGGACGATCGCCCCTCCGCCGCCATGCAGCGCATCGTGGACGGCGTGACCGAGGACGTGAAGGCCTACGCCTACGAGGGGCCGGTCTCCACCCTGCAATGGACCTTCCTGGGCGACTCCCGCAGCGAGGTGCTGGGCGGGTCGGATGGCAACGACTTCATCAACCTGCTGGGCGGCGACGATGCGGCCGCGGGCGGGGCCGGTGACGACGTGCTGGACGGCGGCTCGGGCTCCAACTGGCTGATCGGCGGTTCGGGCAAGGACACCTTCTTCGTCGACGGCCGCGGCACCGAGACCACTTGGTCCACCGTCACTGACCTGGAGCAGGGCGAGTGGGCCACCCTCTGGGGCTACAAGGAAGGCACCTCCACCCTGCGCTGGGAGGAGATGGGCGGCGCCGAAGGCTACAAGGGCGCGACGGTCCATTGCGACATCGACGGCAACGGCACCATCGACGCCAGCATGACCTTCACCGGCAAGAGCGTGGGCGCCATGACCACGACGATCGGCACCATGGGCGACCAGAACTACATCGCCTTCATCAACCTGTGAGCTGAAGGCAGCCGGAAACGCGCCGGTCCGGGGGACGCCCTCCCCTGGGCCGGCTTTTTCCTGTTGATGCCGGCTGTTGATGCAACGGGGGTGACCGTCAACCTTGACCGATTCGGGCGTCCATCGTATCGGTTGAACACGGCAAGCGCATTCGCTGTGGAGGTTGACGTTGCGTGGCGAAGACATGAGGCTCCTGCGCGAGGAGCGCAAACTTTCACAGCCGGATTTCGCGGCCTGGCTGAACGAGCGGCTGGAGCGGCGCTATGACCGTTCCAAGATTTCCCGTTGGGAAAGCAACAGTGAGAAGATCCCCGACGCGGTGGTCCGCTTCCTGCTGAAGGAGACGGCGGTGGTGGACGGCAAGCATGGCCCGGCCCTGGTCATTTGCCTCGCCAATCAGAAGGGCGGGGTCGGCAAGACCACCTGCACGGTGAACACCGCCAGCATCCTGGCGCGCGAGGGCTACCGCGTGCTCATCATCGACGCCGACCCGCAGGCGAACGCCACGGCGCATCTCGGCATCGACCTGATCGAGTATGAGGAGGGGCGGCGCAAGTCGCTCGCCCATGTGCTGCGCGAGGAGGTCGCCGTCGAGGACATCGTCGTCCCGGTTGGCGACATCGGGCTGGAGATCGCCCCGTCGAGCATCGAGCTGGCGTCGGTCGAGGTGGAGCTGACCGCCGACCCCAGCGGTCCTATGGCCTTGCGGGAACGGCTTCAGGACGCGCGATCGGCCTACGACTTCATCTTCATCGACTGCCCGCCGAACCTCGGCCAGTGCACCGCCAACGGGCTGGTGGCGTCGGACCTCATCGTCATCCCCTGCCAGACCGAGTATTTGTCCTCCATCGGCGTGAACCATCTGCTGAAGACGATCAACAAGCTGAAGCGGCGCTGCCACCCCAGCCTCGCGGTCCTGGGCATCCTGCCGACCATGCACAACGCCCGCCTGAACCAGCATCAGGTGACGCTGGAACAGCTCCACAGCGCGCTGGGCGGCACGCTGCGCATCTTCCCGCCGGTGCCGCGGGCGACGATCTACGGCGACGCCGCCCTTGCCGGACGCGCTGCCCTGGAGGCGGTGCCGGACGCACCGGGTGCCTCGTCCTACCGGGCGCTCGCCGACGCCATCGTCGTGGAGCGGCGCAAGCGCGTGGAGGTGGCCAATGTCGCGTAAGCTCGGAACCGGGAACCTCGCCCGGCTGAACGCCATGAGCCGCGGCGCCCTCGCCGTCTTCGCGGAGCCCGAACAGGGCGTCCGCCTCGTCTATCCCGACGTGGATTGGATCGAGGCCAATCCCGACCAGCCGCGCCGCCGCTTCGACGAGGCGGAGCTGGCCGCCCTGACGGACTCCATCCGCAAATACGGCCTGCAGCAGCCGATCGGCGTGCGCGAGCTGGGGCCGAGCCGCTTCCAGCTCGTCTTCGGGGAGCGGCGCCTGCGCGCGGTGCGCGCGCTGGGCCAGCAGACGGTCCCCTGCATCCTGGTGCCGGACGGCATCGACACCGCCGAGGTCGCGGTGATCGAGAATGTCCTGCGCGCTGACCTGACCCCCTTCGAAGAAGCCGACGCCTTCGTGGCTCTGGTGGAGAAGCACGGCTATTCCCATGCCGACCTCGGCCAGATCATGGGACGCGACAAGGCGGAGATCACCCGGACCCTCGGCCTGACCCGGATCGCCCCGGCGGTGCGGGAACGCTACGAGAATGCCGCGAGGAAGGTCGCCCGCTACAAGCTCTACCAGATTGCGGCGCTCGACGACGCGGCGGCGCAGATGAGCCTTCTGGACAGCCTGGCCAATGATCAGCCGCTGCCCGAACCCCGGGAGACCGGCACGGGGTCAGCGCCGGCGCGCGACGAGCCGGAGGTGGTGTTGAGCGCCTTCAGCCTGCGCGTCTCCCGCAACATCCTGCGCACGCGCGAAGCTCTCCAGGCCTTCCAGGAAAAGCCGAAGCGGCTGGAGGAGGTGGACCGCGAGGTTCTGCGCGACCTCCGCCGCTCCATCGACGCCATTCTGGACGGCGGGGAGGGCTGACCCGGACCGGTGAGAATTCTCACCGATCGCTTTTCCCCACACCCTTTTCCTCACACGGGTCGGTGAGAATTCTCACCGACCCGTCTCGAAGGCACGGACAAAGAAAAAGGCCCTTCCCCGCATCCGCAGGAAAGGGCCTTTTTCTTTGTCCATCCGTATCAGTGGGCGGCGTTGCCGCCGTTTTCGAAGGAGGGGGCCTCGAGCCCGGAGGCTTCGAGCTGGGCGACGACCATGCTCTTGAGGCGCTCCAGGCCCTCCTGGGTGGAGGACTCCGCGCGGGCGACCAGGACGTCCTGGGTGTTGGAGGCGCGCAGCAGCCACCAGCCGTCGGGGGTCTGGACGCGCACGCCGTCGATGTCGTTGACCTGGGCGCCCTCGGCCTTGAGGCGCTCCTTGACCTCGCGGACGACCTGGAACTTGCGCTCCTCGTCGGCCTGGAAGCGGGTCTCCGGGGTGTTGATCACCTCGGGCAGGCGGTCGCGCAGCGCCGCCAGCGGGCCGCCGGAGCGGCTGACCTGGCCGATCAGGCGCACCGCGCAGTAGAGCGCGTCGTCGAAGCCGTACCATTTGTCGGCGAAGAAGATGTGCCCGGACATCTCGCCGGCCAGCGGCGAGCCGGTCTCGGCCATCTTGGCCTTGAGCAGGGAGTGGCCGGTCTTCCACATCAGCGGCTGGCCGCCGAGGCGGGCGATCTCGTCGAACAGCGTCTGGCTGGCCTTGACGTCGGCGATGATGGTGGCGCCGGGGTGGCTCTTCAGCACGTCGGCGGCGTAGATCGCCACCAGCTGGTCGCCCCACACGACGCGGCCGAGATGGTCGATGGCGCCGATGCGGTCGCCGTCGCCGTCGAAGCCGATGCCGATGTCGCAGCCGTGCTCGGCGACCGCCTTCTTGAGGTCGACGAGGTTCTTCTCGACGGTGGGGTCGGGGTGGTGGTTGGGGAAGTCGCCGTCGATGGCGTCGAACAGCAGGATGTGCTCGCCGGGCAGCTTGGCGGTCAGGCGGCGCAGGATCTCGCCGGTGGCGCCGTTGCCGGCGTCCCAGGCGATCTTGAGGTCGCGCACGCCGTCGTAATCTTTGAGCAGGCGGGCGACGTAGGCGTCCTGGACGTCGACGCGCTCGGCGCTGCCGGGGCCGGTGGCGTAGTCGCCGGCGGCGGCGATGGCGCCGAGCTCCTGGATCATCGCGCCGTAGACCGGCCCCTTGCCGAGCATCATCTTGATGCCGTTGTACTCCGGCGGGTTGTGCGAGCCGGTGATCATGATGCCGCCGTCGGCCGCGCGGTCGCGGGTGGCGAAGTAGAGCATGGGGGTGGGGCCGAGCCCGATGCGCGTCACCCGCAGGCCGGTGGAGACCAGCCCGTCGACCAGCGCCTCCTCCAGCGCCGGCGAGCTGTGGCGCCCGTCGTAGCCGATGCAGGCGGTCGTGCCGCCCTTGCGCACGATCATCGTCCCGAAGGCGCGGCCCACCGCGCGCGCGTCCTCGGTCGTGAGCGTCGTGCCGACGATGCCGCGGATGTCGTACTCGCGCAGCAGAGTCGGATGGAAGGTGTGGGGCTCGCCCATGTTCTCGACTGACCTCCGTGGGGCAGGATGGTTTTTCAGGCCTTCGAAGACGGCGCCGCGGGCCGCCCGATGGAGCTGTAGGCGAAGCCGGCCGCCGCCATGTCCTCGGGATTGTAGACGTTGCGCAGATCCACCATGACCGGCCGCTTCAGCAGGGCTTTGGCCCGCTTCAGGTCCAGCGCGCGGAACTCGTTCCACTCCGTCAGGATGACCACACAATCGGCTCCTTCCAAGGCGCCATAGGCGTCCTGGGCCCACACCACGCCGGGCAGAAGCTTTTCGGCCTCGTGCATGCCGGCCGGGTCGAAGGCGCGCACGGTGGCGCCGGCGGCCTGCAGCGCCGGCACGATGTCCAGCGACGGGGCGTCGCGCATGTCGTCGGTGTTGGGTTTGAAGGTGACGCCCAGCACGCCGACGGTCTTCCCCTCCACCGATCCGCCGCAGGCGGCGACGATGCGTCCTGCCATCGCCTTCTTGCGGGCGTCGTTGATCTCCACGACCGTTTCGATGATGCGCAGCGGGCTGCCGACCTGCTGGGCGGTGCGCACCAGGGCCAGCGTGTCCTTGGGGAAGCAGGAACCGCCGTAGCCCGGTCCGGGGTGCAGGAACTTCTTGCCGATGCGCCCGTCGAGGCCGATGCCGCGGGCCACGTCATGCACGTTGGCGCCCACCTTCTCGCACAGGTCGGCGATTTCGTTGATGAAGGTGATCTTGGCGGCAAGGAAGGTGTTGGCGGCGTACTTGGTCAGCTCCGCCGTTTCCAGCGCGGTCAGGACGATCGGCGTCTCGATCAGGTAGAGCGGGCGGTAGAGCCGGCGCATGACGTCGGCGGCGCGCTCGGAAGAGGTGCCGATGACCACGCGGTCGGGGCGCATGAAGTCGCCGATGGCCGAGCCTTCGCGCAGGAACTCGGGGTTGCTCGCCACGTCGAAATCGGCGTTGGGGTTGGTGCGGCGGATGATCGCCGCCACCTCGCGTCCCGTTCCGACCGGCACGGTCGACTTGTTGACCACCACCGTGTAGTGGTCGAGGTTGGCGGCGATCTCCTCGGCGGCGGCGTAGACGTAGGAGAGATCGGCGTGACCGTCGCCGCGGCGGGTCGGCGTGCCCACGGCGATGAAGACGGCGTCCGCACCGGCCATCGCCTCCTTCAGGTCGAGCGTGAAGGACAGCCGGCCGGCGGCGACGTTGCGCGCCACCAGATCGTCCAGGCCCGGTTCGTAGATCGGAATCTCGCCGCGCTTCAGGTGTTCGATTTTCCCTGCGTCCTTGTCCACGCAGACGACGTGCACGCCGAACTCCGAAAAACAGGCGCCGGACACCAATCCGACATAGCCCGTACCGATCATCGCGATGCGCATGAAAGTTCCTTTGCTGAAAGCCACGCGCCTTTGCCCGTCTCCGGCCGGGAGGCGGTTCCTGGCGTTCAAACGCCGCAGGTTGCGTTTCGGGTCGCTGCTCTGGTGAATCCGTCCGGTTGCGGATTGCCGGGGAGGTCTTGAGGAGTGGCGTTCATCGGACGGCGCGAAGCCGGCCCGTGGAGCGCCAGCCCGTCGGATGCTGGCTCATGGAACAGCAGGCGGGGCGGGGCCGGACCGGAGAAAGGGCTGCATGCCCGTCCTGTCGGCACGGTCCGGCCTTCACGAGACAAGCCCGGTTCCGGTACGGCTCAGATCGCCTGGAGGTAGGCGGGGTCGAGGGCGCCGTGGCGGAACGGAATCCAATCCTTGTGGTCGGCCCGGTACTGCAGGCCGTAGGGGTTCTTGAAGAAGATCTTTTGAAGGGGCTGTCCGCCTTCGGCGCGGGTGCGCTCGAGATCGATGAGGGGCGAGGCGGCGAACACCTTCTCCCACAGCTCACCATTGTCCACGTCGCGGCCCGCGTTCTTCACATAGTCGCGCGCGGTGTCGCTCAGCTGCCAGGCCTCTTCGACCATCGCGTAATAGTCCACAGTACCCTCGGCCATGACCCTGCTCCGAAGCGTTCGAGATGACGCTTGGCATAGCGCATTTTTGGAAGGGAGAAAACCTCCGAGCAAGCACGCCCCGAGCGACGGGCCGGGGGCATCATGGCGGATTGGGGCTTGGCAGGCCCAGTGTTTCGGCCAGGGCGCCGACGACCCGGTCCACGTCGGAGTCGGCCATGGCCGGGTAGAGAGGCAGCGACAGGGTCCGGGCGTAGTGGGCGTCGGCGCCGGGCAGGGAGAGGCGGCCGCACCGCTTTTGCCAGTAGGGCTGGCGGTGGACCGGGATGTAGTGGACCTGGCTGCCGATGCTCCGCGCCCGCAGATCGGCCATGACCTGCGCCCGGGTCCGTCCGGCGGCGGCGAAGTCGATGCGGACGGCGCAGAGATGCCAGGCCGGCCGGCACCAGGGAACGCGGGCCGCCGGCCGGACCAGCGGGGCCAGCGGGGCCAGCCGCTCCGCATAGAGATCCATCAGGTGCCGGCGCCGTTCCACGAAGCGATCCAACCGGGCGAGCTGGCTGAGGGCGAGTGCGGAGTGGATGTCGGTCAGACGGTGATTGAAGCCGGGCTCCGCCATCTCGTAGTACCAGGGGTTGGCGGTCCCGTCGGCGGCGAAGGCGGCCTCGCGGTCTTCGAACCCCGCCGGGTCCCGCTCCATCCCGTGGTTGCGGAAGCGGCGCAGCCGGGCGGCGAGATCCGCGTCGTTGGTGGTCACGGCGCCGCCTTCCCCCGCCGCGATGGTCTTCACGGGGTGGAAGGAGAAGGCGGTGAGCGTGCCGAAGCTGTTGGAGCCGACCGGCAGGGAGCGCCCATCCGGCGTCACGTCCACGCTGCCGATGGCGTGGCAGGCGTCCTCGATGACCGCCAGCCCGTGGCGGGCGGCGAGCGCGCCGAGCCCGGCCATGTCCGTGGTCTGGCCGGCGAAATGCACGGGCGCCAGGGCGCGCACCCGCCAGCCGGCGCGGGCGGCCCGCTCCATCGCCGCCTCCGCCTGTTCCGGCCCCATCAGGCCGGTGTCGGGATCGACGTCGGCGAAGGCGACCTCCGCCCCCACGTAGCGGGCGGCGTTGGCGGTGGCGAGGAAGGTGACGGCGGGCACCACCACCGCGTCGCCGGGGCCGAGCCCCAGCGCAAGGGCGGCCAGATGCAGGGCGGCGGTTCCGTTGGCGCAGGACACCGCATGGGCCGCTCCGGTGCGCTCGCACAGCGCGCGCTCGAACGCCTCCACCGTCGGCCCCTGGGTCAGCCAGTCGCCGCGCAGGACGGCGGTCACCGCGTCGATGTCGGCCTGATCGACGTCCTGGCGCCCATAGGGCAGAAAGGGCAGCGGCGGCCGGGACACCGGTTCGCCCATCACGGCGCTTCCGCGAGCAGCCGCATCAGCCGCGCGCCGTCCAGCCAGTCGCCGTTGGTGTCGCTGGCGTAGCGGAAGCCGTCGGTAACCGGCTTGGCGCCCAGCCGCTGATAGGGCTCGTGCGTCCAGAAGGCGAAGGCCGGCTCGATGACGAAGCGGTCCGGCAGTTCGAAGGTCTGGCGGGAATCGTCCTCGGTGATCATCACCTCGTGCAGCTTCTCGCCGGGGCGGATGCCGACCAGCTTGTGCGGCAGATGCGGAGCCATCGCGCGGGCCAGATCGGTGAT from Azospirillum brasilense includes the following:
- a CDS encoding DUF4347 domain-containing protein — translated: MNEVIIADAGLEDLDGLLSRRHPDVQVMLVSAADDAHAVLAEALAARPSVLHLVAHGEPGRVLLGAQPLDARSLLDRSWPDARGTEIHIHACHAGAGAEGRLLLDRLAAATGAAVAASSGLVGPAAQGASWTLDLSTAPVGAPSPFAAVEGWTHVLAVTGTPTAGPDLLTSDDEPDVIEGGAGNDTLIGGGGNDTLIGGAGADVLNGGAGFDEASYETATSGLVLDLLTPGNSTGDAAGDTFIDIERWVGSNFDDTMVAGNDPVWFWAHDGADLVTGGAGNDTLESGNGNDTVHGGAGNDQIFGRADDDMLYGDDGDDLLVGGGGKDSLMGGAGNDTLVGDWDADTMIGGDGDDVFYSGEHGDLNEADVIEGGAGNDTFIIAAQGDAGTVSYDGGTGTDTLRISSDNVTDPEGKITTATPQIDISGMTLTSVENLDLVGSVRHTVTMTAAQASGFTSGVTGAMVGDAFTIAGTAMTGTASAGNGSQLGAGQVQAETVDGVTFLRIGTDATAGADVTLRFVGSFTAGQFQLNGDTVTLIDAPPTTTPPTTEPPTTTPPTTEPPTTEPPTTTPPTTEPPTTTPPVDDRPSAAMQRIVDGVTEDVKAYAYEGPVSTLQWTFLGDSRSEVLGGSDGNDFINLLGGDDAAAGGAGDDVLDGGSGSNWLIGGSGKDTFFVDGRGTETTWSTVTDLEQGEWATLWGYKEGTSTLRWEEMGGAEGYKGATVHCDIDGNGTIDASMTFTGKSVGAMTTTIGTMGDQNYIAFINL
- a CDS encoding AAA family ATPase: MRLLREERKLSQPDFAAWLNERLERRYDRSKISRWESNSEKIPDAVVRFLLKETAVVDGKHGPALVICLANQKGGVGKTTCTVNTASILAREGYRVLIIDADPQANATAHLGIDLIEYEEGRRKSLAHVLREEVAVEDIVVPVGDIGLEIAPSSIELASVEVELTADPSGPMALRERLQDARSAYDFIFIDCPPNLGQCTANGLVASDLIVIPCQTEYLSSIGVNHLLKTINKLKRRCHPSLAVLGILPTMHNARLNQHQVTLEQLHSALGGTLRIFPPVPRATIYGDAALAGRAALEAVPDAPGASSYRALADAIVVERRKRVEVANVA
- a CDS encoding ParB/RepB/Spo0J family partition protein, with amino-acid sequence MSRKLGTGNLARLNAMSRGALAVFAEPEQGVRLVYPDVDWIEANPDQPRRRFDEAELAALTDSIRKYGLQQPIGVRELGPSRFQLVFGERRLRAVRALGQQTVPCILVPDGIDTAEVAVIENVLRADLTPFEEADAFVALVEKHGYSHADLGQIMGRDKAEITRTLGLTRIAPAVRERYENAARKVARYKLYQIAALDDAAAQMSLLDSLANDQPLPEPRETGTGSAPARDEPEVVLSAFSLRVSRNILRTREALQAFQEKPKRLEEVDREVLRDLRRSIDAILDGGEG
- the pgmG gene encoding phosphoglucomutase/phosphomannomutase PgmG encodes the protein MGEPHTFHPTLLREYDIRGIVGTTLTTEDARAVGRAFGTMIVRKGGTTACIGYDGRHSSPALEEALVDGLVSTGLRVTRIGLGPTPMLYFATRDRAADGGIMITGSHNPPEYNGIKMMLGKGPVYGAMIQELGAIAAAGDYATGPGSAERVDVQDAYVARLLKDYDGVRDLKIAWDAGNGATGEILRRLTAKLPGEHILLFDAIDGDFPNHHPDPTVEKNLVDLKKAVAEHGCDIGIGFDGDGDRIGAIDHLGRVVWGDQLVAIYAADVLKSHPGATIIADVKASQTLFDEIARLGGQPLMWKTGHSLLKAKMAETGSPLAGEMSGHIFFADKWYGFDDALYCAVRLIGQVSRSGGPLAALRDRLPEVINTPETRFQADEERKFQVVREVKERLKAEGAQVNDIDGVRVQTPDGWWLLRASNTQDVLVARAESSTQEGLERLKSMVVAQLEASGLEAPSFENGGNAAH
- a CDS encoding UDP-glucose dehydrogenase family protein produces the protein MRIAMIGTGYVGLVSGACFSEFGVHVVCVDKDAGKIEHLKRGEIPIYEPGLDDLVARNVAAGRLSFTLDLKEAMAGADAVFIAVGTPTRRGDGHADLSYVYAAAEEIAANLDHYTVVVNKSTVPVGTGREVAAIIRRTNPNADFDVASNPEFLREGSAIGDFMRPDRVVIGTSSERAADVMRRLYRPLYLIETPIVLTALETAELTKYAANTFLAAKITFINEIADLCEKVGANVHDVARGIGLDGRIGKKFLHPGPGYGGSCFPKDTLALVRTAQQVGSPLRIIETVVEINDARKKAMAGRIVAACGGSVEGKTVGVLGVTFKPNTDDMRDAPSLDIVPALQAAGATVRAFDPAGMHEAEKLLPGVVWAQDAYGALEGADCVVILTEWNEFRALDLKRAKALLKRPVMVDLRNVYNPEDMAAAGFAYSSIGRPAAPSSKA
- the pseC gene encoding UDP-4-amino-4,6-dideoxy-N-acetyl-beta-L-altrosamine transaminase; amino-acid sequence: MGEPVSRPPLPFLPYGRQDVDQADIDAVTAVLRGDWLTQGPTVEAFERALCERTGAAHAVSCANGTAALHLAALALGLGPGDAVVVPAVTFLATANAARYVGAEVAFADVDPDTGLMGPEQAEAAMERAARAGWRVRALAPVHFAGQTTDMAGLGALAARHGLAVIEDACHAIGSVDVTPDGRSLPVGSNSFGTLTAFSFHPVKTIAAGEGGAVTTNDADLAARLRRFRNHGMERDPAGFEDREAAFAADGTANPWYYEMAEPGFNHRLTDIHSALALSQLARLDRFVERRRHLMDLYAERLAPLAPLVRPAARVPWCRPAWHLCAVRIDFAAAGRTRAQVMADLRARSIGSQVHYIPVHRQPYWQKRCGRLSLPGADAHYARTLSLPLYPAMADSDVDRVVGALAETLGLPSPNPP